A single candidate division SR1 bacterium Aalborg_AAW-1 DNA region contains:
- the tig gene encoding Trigger factor has product MKKLEFDIDMKQGDQSNYNFVVKVTPDQKKKAHEAVIREYQKDAVQPGFRKGHVPLHMVEKLANQATVFMATLEDLVNDAIQQIVTTYSDKRWIGQIYNLDTSDFKDEQTEGTVSFSLDVFPEVTAKNDTWKKQKVEAYETKVTQEDIDATVDQLRSSYATFDDVDTVDESSLMRLKISFLDKKGVALGNGKNQYLGQEELSVHPTIQKLFLKKKKGDVVNVDYAKGSVITLLQYSGEGDAETISCEIVDIKQKVLPDLNQEFIDKTFSKDDNITSIEVLREKIEETLLKNKQENGLYEWIDAYLSSIQFSFDVAVPKTLIEEEVKNRMHHLSHQLGGEKGLQAYLERMGKEESDKYVETIRQAAVASIHKYFIMKYVADDLKLDIDRDKAQANGEVEQKLYDKLVK; this is encoded by the coding sequence ATGAAAAAACTTGAATTTGATATTGATATGAAACAATGAGATCAATCAAATTATAATTTTGTGGTTAAGGTTACTCCTGATCAGAAAAAAAAGGCTCATGAGGCAGTAATTCGTGAATATCAGAAAGATGCAGTTCAGCCAGGTTTTAGAAAAGGACATGTGCCTTTGCATATGGTAGAAAAACTTGCAAATCAAGCTACCGTCTTTATGGCTACTCTTGAAGATTTAGTAAATGACGCTATCCAACAAATTGTTACTACCTATTCAGATAAAAGATGGATTGGACAAATCTATAATTTAGATACCAGTGACTTTAAAGATGAACAAACAGAAGGTACAGTTTCATTTTCTCTTGATGTATTCCCTGAAGTTACAGCTAAAAATGATACATGGAAAAAACAAAAAGTTGAAGCCTACGAAACGAAAGTAACTCAAGAAGATATCGATGCAACAGTTGATCAATTAAGATCGTCATATGCTACGTTTGATGATGTTGATACTGTTGATGAGTCATCATTAATGAGACTAAAAATTTCATTTCTTGATAAAAAAGGTGTGGCTCTGGGTAATGGTAAAAACCAATATCTTGGACAAGAAGAACTTTCAGTACATCCTACTATCCAAAAACTTTTCTTAAAAAAGAAGAAAGGAGATGTTGTTAATGTAGATTATGCAAAATGATCTGTTATTACGTTGCTACAATATAGTGGTGAAGGTGATGCTGAAACTATTTCTTGTGAAATTGTTGATATTAAACAAAAAGTTCTCCCAGACTTGAACCAAGAGTTTATTGATAAAACTTTTAGCAAAGATGACAATATTACTTCAATAGAAGTATTAAGAGAAAAAATAGAAGAGACTCTTCTTAAAAATAAACAAGAGAATGGATTATATGAGTGGATTGATGCTTATCTTTCATCGATACAATTTTCATTTGATGTAGCAGTCCCTAAGACGCTTATTGAGGAAGAGGTAAAAAATAGAATGCATCATTTGAGTCATCAACTTGGATGAGAAAAATGATTGCAGGCATATCTAGAACGTATGGGTAAAGAAGAATCAGATAAATATGTTGAAACTATTAGACAAGCAGCTGTTGCAAGTATTCATAAATATTTTATTATGAAATATGTTGCTGATGATTTGAAACTTGATATTGATCGAGATAAAGCACAAGCTAATGGAGAAGTAGAGCAAAAGCTTTATGATAAGTTAGTAAAATAA
- the nrnA gene encoding Bifunctional oligoribonuclease and PAP phosphatase NrnA: MVDQQLLKNFQSQVEQATHIAIFGHDNPDGDAIGSMLGLGRIIEKMEKKVSYFASPKASKIFDFLPDIEKIQTEFDYSNRYDLIIFVDFSPYARTVFSAGKYDYFDSKQLIVIDHHIGDTPMHALALKDDKADSNCEWIFENTKHIWSDYYDSQIATYLYMGVMTDTGNFQYDKQGDRSLRTAADLVALGADKQGLTRHFFGTLQIEQLQFFNTVFPRLVQHGPIGYVYFTPEDYLPLGLDKEQAGGYLTAILQKIPGLDLILICRGEDNTIKISLRSKNPAMSAQKVAESLGGGGHFYASGAKIELEPGEDPLERLESLVQSIPSLLSYPKKSS; this comes from the coding sequence ATGGTGGATCAGCAACTCCTCAAAAATTTCCAATCACAGGTTGAGCAAGCTACTCATATTGCAATTTTTGGGCATGATAATCCTGATGGTGATGCAATCTGATCAATGTTATGATTGTGAAGAATTATAGAAAAAATGGAGAAGAAAGTATCCTACTTTGCCTCACCCAAAGCATCAAAAATCTTTGATTTCCTTCCAGATATTGAAAAAATTCAAACAGAATTTGATTACAGTAACAGATATGACCTGATTATCTTTGTCGATTTTTCTCCTTATGCTCGTACCGTTTTTTCTGCTGGGAAATATGATTATTTTGATAGTAAGCAACTCATCGTTATTGATCACCATATTGGTGACACTCCAATGCATGCACTGGCTCTAAAGGATGATAAAGCCGATAGTAATTGTGAATGGATTTTTGAAAATACAAAACATATATGGTCTGACTACTATGACAGTCAGATAGCTACCTATTTGTATATGGGCGTGATGACGGATACAGGTAATTTTCAGTATGATAAACAAGGTGATCGTTCTTTACGTACAGCTGCTGACTTGGTTGCATTGTGAGCTGATAAACAATGATTAACAAGACATTTTTTTGGAACATTACAGATAGAACAGTTGCAATTTTTCAATACGGTGTTTCCTCGTTTGGTTCAACATGGTCCGATCTGATATGTGTATTTTACACCAGAAGATTATCTTCCTTTAGGATTAGATAAAGAACAAGCAGGATGATACTTGACTGCTATTTTACAAAAAATACCATGACTTGATCTTATTCTTATCTGTAGAGGAGAAGATAATACTATCAAAATCTCATTAAGATCTAAAAATCCTGCAATGAGTGCTCAAAAAGTGGCAGAATCGTTATGATGAGGGTGACATTTTTATGCATCAGGAGCGAAAATAGAGCTTGAACCAGGAGAAGATCCTCTTGAGAGATTAGAATCTCTTGTACAGTCTATTCCATCATTGTTATCGTATCCCAAAAAATCTTCGTAA
- the dnaE_1 gene encoding DNA polymerase III subunit alpha, producing the protein MDIFEFELRYKAYAGLNRFCKLGRDEKNLINMVAITKKGSPDKALQEISPEELKSLTRDTYTSYKHNYISAHNDFTDFFSQSDFYYPLSEYIERLEYELKVVKEMGFNTYMLVVSDFTSRAKNNNIMVGPGRGSGAGSLLAYLISITDVNPFAYDLLFERFLNPARISMPDFDIDFEDTLRNQVVEYVTHKYGKDHVSAIGTYMKMATKAAFKDAARAIGIPFEKSNQVSNLMGEIKSLKQVIDKDPSVNEELLGMYDQEKYIQESIIQGSQLEGNLRQLGVHACGIIISPDPVTEHTATQIITKGTEKTLVSQFDGPTLEYIGLLKMDFLGLRNLSVIKNCIKILRAKYKNLTEEQALHQGEKYYLEDKVLFDEFAHTMSFNPDMTKDEVFEQVFMTGDTTGIFQFEGDGIRRFLIDLKPNHINDLVAMNALYRPGPLEFIPTYIKRKHGEEPVNYMLPELKEMLLSRYKDDNLIINETQKLEEDLGPIMNLTYGIAVYQEQLMFLVQSMAGFSLPEADLLRRGVGKKKKEIIEQLKLEFMKRAQSFRDYKPETAQFIYEKMIEPAASYSFNKSHAVCYAHIAYQTGYLKARYPLEFYAALLRSVEEDTDKLAGFIDEILAHNIRIEPPNINKAYNHIAAGTSTIIMGFYACKGIGFEIGEQIEQERKTNGVFTSLANFLERCPFVANKRVLESLIKAGAFDERYDRNTLLINLPTLLEWHKNAAQLDMGLFGGMAETQELIFQETSTTSIVEQCKYDVEIFKNMISGHPLDGLYPYAKKFGFIEQVKKVSDPIAFSCIAMVKKITRARKKGFFILVEDITDSFEFFIKDLLDIKLYDLLIISGFKSRNRGIDTMIKVPIEQVIEQAQKSGKYDPQWTVAKVRAGRKGQTVSAITPSSLELESEQTTEMIQEQEGMDLTDIDIGAEDSERDVENIQEETTTYGPIHITLPDSLEKIKLLGNIITSHPGDDHTISVHNKTYTISQQGMDLIQQITTVA; encoded by the coding sequence GTGGATATCTTTGAATTCGAACTTCGTTATAAGGCATATGCAGGACTGAATCGTTTCTGTAAACTTTGACGAGATGAAAAAAACCTTATTAATATGGTTGCAATTACTAAAAAAGGCTCCCCTGATAAAGCATTACAAGAAATATCTCCAGAAGAGCTTAAATCATTAACAAGAGATACCTACACGAGCTATAAACATAATTATATTTCAGCACATAATGATTTTACAGATTTTTTTTCTCAATCTGATTTTTATTATCCACTCAGTGAATATATTGAACGTCTAGAGTATGAACTTAAAGTTGTAAAAGAAATGTGATTCAACACCTATATGCTTGTTGTGTCTGATTTCACGAGTCGAGCAAAAAATAACAATATTATGGTTGGTCCTGGAAGATGATCTGGTGCAGGTTCTCTCCTTGCTTATCTTATTTCTATCACCGATGTCAATCCTTTTGCATATGACCTTCTCTTTGAAAGGTTTTTGAATCCTGCACGTATTTCAATGCCTGATTTTGATATTGATTTTGAAGATACGTTGAGAAATCAAGTAGTAGAATATGTAACACACAAATATGGGAAAGATCACGTATCTGCAATTTGAACGTATATGAAAATGGCAACAAAAGCAGCATTTAAAGATGCGGCAAGAGCGATTGGTATACCATTTGAAAAATCAAATCAAGTTTCCAACCTTATGGGAGAAATAAAATCCTTGAAACAAGTTATTGATAAAGATCCTAGTGTAAACGAAGAGCTTTTATGAATGTATGATCAAGAAAAATATATACAAGAGTCTATTATTCAATGATCTCAACTCGAGTGAAATCTTAGACAACTATGAGTACATGCTTGTGGAATTATTATTTCTCCAGATCCTGTAACTGAACACACAGCAACGCAAATTATAACAAAATGAACTGAAAAAACACTAGTAAGTCAATTCGATGGACCAACATTAGAATATATCGGCTTATTAAAAATGGATTTTTTATGATTAAGAAATCTTTCAGTTATTAAGAACTGTATCAAAATTTTAAGAGCAAAATATAAAAATCTGACAGAAGAACAAGCACTACATCAGTGAGAAAAGTATTATCTTGAAGATAAAGTACTATTTGATGAATTCGCACATACCATGTCATTTAATCCAGACATGACTAAAGATGAAGTATTTGAACAAGTGTTTATGACAGGAGATACTACTGGTATTTTTCAATTTGAATGAGATTGAATTAGAAGATTTTTGATAGACCTCAAACCAAACCATATCAATGATCTTGTTGCAATGAATGCACTCTACCGTCCAGGTCCTTTGGAATTTATTCCTACCTATATCAAAAGAAAACATGGAGAAGAGCCTGTAAACTATATGCTACCGGAACTTAAAGAGATGCTCTTGTCACGTTATAAAGATGATAATCTCATAATAAATGAAACACAAAAACTTGAAGAAGACCTTGGCCCAATTATGAATCTCACTTATGGTATTGCTGTCTATCAAGAGCAACTCATGTTTTTGGTACAATCTATGGCGTGATTCTCTCTACCTGAAGCAGACCTCTTAAGAAGATGAGTAGGTAAAAAGAAAAAAGAAATCATTGAACAACTCAAATTAGAGTTTATGAAAAGAGCACAGTCTTTTAGAGATTATAAACCAGAAACTGCTCAATTCATCTATGAAAAAATGATTGAACCTGCTGCGTCTTATTCATTTAACAAATCTCATGCCGTATGTTATGCTCACATTGCCTATCAAACTGGATATCTCAAAGCTCGTTATCCTCTAGAATTTTATGCTGCATTACTTAGGTCGGTAGAAGAAGATACTGACAAACTTGCATGATTCATTGATGAAATCTTAGCTCATAATATTCGTATAGAACCGCCTAATATCAATAAAGCATATAATCATATTGCAGCTGGTACTTCGACTATTATTATGTGATTTTATGCTTGTAAAGGAATAGGGTTCGAAATAGGAGAACAAATTGAACAAGAAAGAAAAACAAATGGAGTATTTACTTCGCTAGCAAATTTTTTAGAAAGATGTCCTTTTGTTGCTAATAAAAGAGTATTAGAATCTCTGATTAAAGCAGGAGCATTTGATGAACGATATGACCGTAATACACTTTTAATCAACCTTCCAACGTTACTTGAATGGCACAAAAATGCTGCACAGCTTGATATGTGATTGTTTGGTGGCATGGCTGAGACACAAGAACTTATTTTCCAAGAGACAAGCACAACAAGTATTGTAGAACAATGTAAATATGATGTAGAAATTTTTAAAAATATGATTTCCTGACATCCATTGGATGGACTGTATCCGTATGCCAAAAAGTTCGGATTCATCGAACAAGTCAAGAAAGTGTCAGATCCAATTGCTTTCTCCTGTATCGCTATGGTCAAAAAAATTACCAGAGCAAGAAAAAAATGATTTTTTATTCTGGTAGAGGATATTACCGATTCATTTGAATTCTTTATTAAAGATCTGTTGGATATTAAACTTTATGATCTCCTAATTATATCAGGATTCAAATCAAGAAACCGATGAATTGATACGATGATTAAAGTTCCTATAGAGCAAGTCATTGAACAAGCTCAAAAAAGTGGGAAATATGATCCACAATGGACAGTAGCAAAAGTAAGAGCAGGTAGAAAATGACAGACTGTTAGTGCTATCACACCATCATCTCTTGAACTCGAATCAGAACAAACTACTGAAATGATACAAGAGCAAGAATGAATGGATCTTACGGATATAGATATTTGAGCAGAAGATAGTGAAAGAGATGTTGAAAACATACAAGAAGAAACGACAACATACTGACCTATTCATATTACCTTACCAGATTCTCTTGAGAAAATTAAACTTCTTGGTAATATTATTACTAGTCATCCTGGTGATGATCACACTATCTCTGTTCATAATAAGACATATACTATATCACAACAAGGTATGGATCTCATACAACAGATTACCACTGTAGCATAA
- the yceI gene encoding Protein YceI encodes MKKILLPLLLLVALGAGYVYYTSLQKPTDVPVANLPVTGDVMTGDLQITSGSVSGDFETASGSYIVWKATKPTGYHTGKVFLTEGNVSIVSGVITSGSFNLDMTSITLDDIDNAKLLGEIKNDIFSVSTYPTSQFVITTVSMSATGYTVQGNLTIAGQTHPIAFPATLTTRDDETRLQAAFAIDRLVRGLNAFQGVANDYIEYTVDLIFSPVVSLPTDVLTGTASTGSMSTGIAN; translated from the coding sequence ATGAAAAAAATTCTTCTTCCTCTTTTGCTTCTTGTCGCTCTTGGTGCTGGATATGTTTATTATACATCTCTTCAAAAACCAACTGATGTGCCAGTAGCTAATCTTCCAGTTACAGGTGATGTCATGACAGGAGATTTACAAATTACTTCTGGTTCAGTATCAGGAGATTTTGAAACAGCTTCTGGTTCTTATATCGTTTGGAAAGCTACAAAACCTACTTGATATCATACAGGGAAGGTATTCTTGACAGAAGGTAATGTAAGTATTGTAAGTGGTGTTATTACTTCAGGATCATTTAATCTTGATATGACATCTATTACGCTTGACGATATAGATAATGCTAAATTACTTGGTGAGATTAAGAATGATATATTCTCTGTATCTACCTATCCTACTTCTCAGTTTGTCATTACAACAGTGAGTATGTCAGCTACTGGATATACTGTTCAAGGAAATCTTACTATTGCTGGACAAACTCATCCTATTGCATTTCCAGCCACTCTTACAACTCGTGATGACGAGACAAGATTACAAGCTGCATTTGCCATCGATAGACTTGTTCGATGATTGAATGCATTCCAAGGTGTAGCAAATGATTATATTGAATATACTGTTGATCTTATATTCTCTCCAGTTGTTTCATTACCAACCGATGTTCTTACTGGTACTGCTTCTACGTGAAGTATGAGTACTGGTATTGCGAATTAA
- the spoVD gene encoding Stage V sporulation protein D, translating into MTIQQILHQISRNVRAIRQDFKSNYPQFYRFTQTKERTVVLIFLLLLGILFLRVFYIQLIQGSYYQQLLNQNHSLSQTTQAKRGNIYVSDASQIQPLKLTENVTLYNMFIDPSMVFDKPRLISIITPLLYLHLCQTNGFDNVDKEACIKNVENFTKETILPIAPTVFYYGDGIITGGSSVTGGSTTGMSVSLDSFDWTGYNAQYQEILSGMAKEQLEEKISQRLDSMIVVGDRKYNYLGYYSDIALINELRNLNRDYIYIYNNNYVFIEPKVWKNSAVSLATARKEIEAVLVKRGYLNDSLKVKNLFTVRNYRYVRLVTGVNPSIVDALNQLKTIYYSEKVGPNKIPLLHGIGTESYNKRYYPYGKFMSHILGYMSNNGDATYGVEEYFDDLLKGIDGSIEGTASSMIGQLGANDVKIKNAENGYDVYLTIDPVIQTQAEKIIGQYRDRFRADSVSMLVYDPFSGHVLASANAPDFDPNHYNDIYTLKALQPSQAQLVDNPTFLDFPIYIQTGGETRLATRVERQDTTIAKYVANNPLGPNLFVDKNIAYPYEPGSIFKAFTFAIGLDQNEIDLYDRYADPESQVKVGPYTIKNASVEACRGTHTFLHALQHSCNVGMVRIAQKLTQNTFYNYLEKLNFGSLTNIELAGEDPGYVEGVGSVSVARFFNNVFGQGLLVTPIQIAAGYGAMLNGGTYLKPTILDKLCESGTDNCQINQTKVIRQVFEPRISEQLAYSLTKVIEIPENGKYADLPQYNVGGKSGTSQISYRGRYMAGNGWTNGSFVGIVTEDNPKYIVVIQVRRPRSTQWGNQTAGVIFKDMASFLINYATLRGEKFEVN; encoded by the coding sequence ATGACTATACAACAAATATTACACCAAATTTCTCGTAATGTTCGTGCTATACGACAAGATTTTAAGTCGAATTATCCACAATTTTATCGTTTTACACAAACCAAAGAACGAACGGTTGTGTTAATTTTTCTATTGTTACTATGAATCTTATTTCTAAGAGTTTTTTATATTCAACTTATCCAATGATCATATTATCAACAATTACTCAATCAGAATCATAGTTTATCTCAAACAACTCAAGCGAAAAGATGAAATATTTATGTGAGTGATGCATCTCAAATTCAACCACTCAAATTAACAGAAAATGTAACACTCTATAACATGTTTATTGATCCCTCTATGGTCTTCGATAAACCTAGACTTATTAGTATTATCACTCCACTCCTCTACCTTCACCTCTGTCAGACAAATGGTTTTGATAATGTTGATAAAGAAGCTTGTATAAAGAATGTAGAGAATTTTACGAAAGAAACGATTTTACCTATAGCACCTACCGTATTTTATTATTGAGATGGTATAATTACTTGATGATCTTCAGTTACAGGCGGTAGTACTACAGGTATGAGTGTGTCCTTAGATAGCTTTGATTGGACAGGGTATAATGCTCAATATCAAGAAATATTGTCATGAATGGCGAAAGAACAATTAGAAGAAAAAATATCACAAAGACTTGATAGTATGATTGTTGTATGAGATAGAAAGTATAATTATTTATGATATTATTCTGATATTGCGCTTATTAACGAGCTAAGAAATTTAAATCGTGATTACATTTATATTTACAATAACAATTATGTTTTTATAGAACCTAAAGTATGGAAGAATTCTGCAGTATCTTTAGCTACAGCAAGAAAAGAAATAGAAGCAGTGCTTGTTAAACGTTGATATCTCAATGATTCTTTAAAAGTTAAAAACTTATTTACAGTACGTAATTATAGATATGTGAGACTTGTTACAGGTGTTAATCCAAGTATTGTTGATGCACTCAACCAATTAAAGACAATTTATTATTCAGAAAAGGTCGGACCCAATAAGATTCCGCTTCTTCATGGTATAGGTACAGAGTCATATAATAAGAGATATTATCCTTATGGTAAATTTATGTCACATATTTTGTGATACATGTCTAATAATGGAGATGCGACATATGGTGTTGAAGAATATTTTGATGATTTATTAAAATGAATTGATGGAAGTATTGAAGGTACAGCTTCTAGTATGATATGACAATTATGAGCAAATGATGTAAAAATTAAAAATGCAGAAAACTGATATGATGTTTATCTTACTATTGATCCAGTTATTCAAACTCAAGCAGAGAAAATAATTTGACAATATCGTGATAGATTTAGGGCAGATAGTGTGAGTATGCTTGTTTATGATCCCTTTAGTGGACATGTCTTAGCATCAGCAAATGCACCAGATTTTGATCCTAATCATTATAATGATATTTATACTTTGAAGGCACTGCAACCTTCTCAAGCTCAATTGGTTGATAACCCTACTTTTTTGGATTTTCCTATCTACATTCAAACTGGAGGAGAAACAAGGTTAGCAACAAGAGTAGAGAGACAAGATACAACTATTGCTAAATATGTTGCAAATAATCCACTCTGACCCAATCTTTTTGTCGATAAAAATATCGCGTATCCCTACGAGCCAGGTTCGATTTTTAAAGCATTTACATTCGCGATTGGATTAGATCAGAATGAAATTGATCTTTATGATCGATATGCTGATCCAGAATCTCAAGTAAAAGTATGACCTTATACGATTAAAAATGCATCAGTAGAAGCATGTAGAGGAACTCATACATTTTTACATGCCTTACAACACTCCTGTAATGTAGGTATGGTACGTATAGCACAAAAATTAACGCAAAATACGTTTTATAATTATCTCGAAAAATTGAATTTTTGATCATTGACAAATATTGAGCTTGCTTGAGAAGATCCGTGATATGTAGAAGGAGTATGATCTGTGTCAGTAGCAAGATTTTTTAATAATGTATTTGGACAAGGTCTACTCGTAACTCCGATCCAAATAGCTGCTGGTTATGGTGCTATGTTAAATGGTGGTACGTATCTAAAACCAACAATTTTAGATAAACTTTGTGAATCAGGTACTGATAATTGTCAGATAAATCAAACAAAAGTAATTAGACAGGTTTTTGAACCTCGTATATCCGAACAGCTTGCTTATTCTCTCACCAAAGTAATCGAAATTCCTGAAAATGGTAAATATGCAGATCTTCCACAATATAATGTATGATGAAAATCATGAACATCGCAAATTTCTTATAGATGAAGATATATGGCTTGAAATGGTTGGACAAATGGGTCTTTTGTGGGAATTGTTACAGAGGATAATCCTAAGTATATTGTTGTGATACAAGTACGTCGTCCAAGATCTACACAGTGGTGAAATCAAACTGCATGAGTTATATTTAAAGATATGGCATCATTTCTTATTAATTATGCTACATTGAGAGGAGAAAAATTTGAAGTAAATTAA
- the yhbU gene encoding putative protease YhbU precursor — MIHPSQAEIMAPAGSYESLTAAINAGADSVYFGVTQLNMRARAAANFTLKDLEKIMNICHEAKIKGYLVVNTLLYDHDVVIMRKLIDAAKKNNVDAIIAFDFATVQYCNEINIPVHISVQFSVSNYESVKFFAQFTNRVVLARELTVPQIKAIHEKIISEQLMGREGYLMEIEAFIHGALCIAQSGRCFMSLYTHNASANRGACLQNCRAQYKVTDMDTGKELVVDNHYIMSAADICTIDFLDELLDAGVMVMKIEGRGRSAEYVDTVVKTYKSALKDIEDGTYDDKKIKDYYTKLETVYNRQLSKGNYYLGKELGDYSDAHGSKATTEKETIGRVTHFYPKVSVAEVIIESSSIKAGQAVLIIGATTGVLEFIPEGLYVDGHKVEQAIKGQKLTIKVPERVRQHDKFSIIKSRTNLQQSTISCE, encoded by the coding sequence ATGATCCATCCATCACAAGCAGAAATTATGGCTCCAGCTGGAAGTTATGAGTCTCTCACAGCAGCGATCAACGCATGAGCTGATTCAGTATATTTTGGAGTAACACAATTGAATATGCGCGCCAGAGCAGCAGCAAATTTCACACTCAAAGATCTAGAAAAAATCATGAATATATGCCATGAAGCGAAAATCAAATGATATCTCGTTGTCAATACTTTACTCTATGATCATGATGTCGTGATTATGCGTAAACTCATCGATGCTGCGAAAAAAAATAATGTCGATGCGATCATAGCATTCGATTTTGCGACAGTACAATATTGTAATGAGATTAATATACCAGTCCATATCTCTGTCCAGTTTTCTGTCTCCAACTATGAGTCAGTGAAATTTTTTGCACAATTTACCAACCGTGTCGTACTCGCTCGTGAGCTTACAGTACCTCAGATCAAGGCGATCCATGAAAAGATTATCTCAGAGCAACTTATGGGACGCGAAGGTTATCTTATGGAAATCGAAGCATTTATCCATGGTGCACTCTGTATAGCACAATCAGGACGTTGCTTCATGAGTCTCTATACTCACAATGCGAGTGCAAATCGTGGTGCTTGTCTCCAAAACTGTCGTGCACAATACAAAGTCACTGATATGGATACTGGTAAAGAACTCGTTGTTGATAATCATTATATTATGAGTGCTGCTGATATCTGTACGATTGATTTTCTTGATGAATTATTGGATGCTGGAGTGATGGTCATGAAGATAGAAGGTCGTGGTCGCTCTGCAGAATACGTCGATACGGTAGTAAAGACATATAAATCAGCATTGAAAGATATTGAAGATTGAACATACGACGATAAGAAGATCAAAGACTATTATACCAAACTTGAAACGGTCTACAATCGCCAATTATCAAAAGGAAATTATTATCTTGGGAAAGAACTCGGTGACTATAGTGATGCCCATGGTTCCAAAGCAACAACAGAAAAAGAGACGATATGACGTGTGACACATTTTTACCCGAAAGTGAGCGTAGCAGAAGTAATCATCGAATCAAGCAGCATCAAAGCTGGTCAAGCTGTACTCATTATTTGAGCAACAACTGGAGTATTAGAATTTATTCCTGAATGACTCTATGTAGATGGACATAAGGTAGAACAAGCCATAAAAGGACAAAAACTTACTATAAAGGTCCCAGAACGTGTCAGACAACATGATAAATTTTCCATTATCAAATCACGTACTAATTTACAACAATCAACTATATCATGTGAATAA
- a CDS encoding LemA family protein produces MIETLLGGPAILIILLLIFGGAAVSIYNKLVGMKNTVDGAFADIDVQMKKRFDLVENLVNTVKGYATHEKETLSQVIAARSGYNNATTTEEKVQAANMLTNTLKTLFAVSEAYPDLKANAGFLSLQSELSVLEQDIASSRRYFNATIREYNTALEKFPNNLVAGIFGFKNQKEYFEITDEEEKKAPKVQF; encoded by the coding sequence ATGATAGAAACACTACTTGGATGACCAGCAATTCTTATTATTCTCCTTCTTATCTTTGGTGGAGCAGCAGTAAGTATCTACAATAAACTTGTAGGTATGAAAAATACTGTCGATGGAGCATTTGCAGATATCGATGTACAGATGAAAAAAAGATTTGACTTGGTCGAGAATCTCGTCAATACTGTAAAAGGATATGCAACTCATGAAAAGGAAACACTGTCTCAAGTGATTGCAGCAAGATCAGGATATAATAATGCTACTACGACAGAAGAGAAAGTTCAAGCAGCAAACATGCTTACCAATACATTAAAGACTCTATTTGCTGTATCAGAAGCATATCCAGATTTGAAAGCAAATGCAGGATTTCTTTCATTACAGTCTGAACTTTCTGTATTAGAACAAGATATTGCATCGTCTAGAAGATATTTCAATGCAACGATTAGAGAATATAATACTGCTCTAGAAAAATTCCCAAATAATTTGGTAGCAGGTATTTTTGGATTCAAAAATCAAAAAGAATATTTTGAAATTACAGATGAAGAAGAAAAGAAAGCACCAAAAGTACAGTTCTAA